TATATTGCTGGTAGTATTTTAAACAGTATACTGATTATTATCTTTATTATTATTTGCTTAGCTTCTTTATTTGCCTTAGTTGACCAAGTAAACGACTTTAAAAATAACTACGGTATTTTACAAGCTTTACAATATGTTGCGCTAACAGCACCCCGTAGACTATATGATAACCTACCAATGGCATCCCTAGTTGGAAGTCTTATTGGTTTAGGAACATTAGCTAGTCGTAGTGAGCTCACTATTATGCGAGCCGCAGGAATGTCCACAGGCCGTATTGTTTATGCAGTAATGAAGCCTGTATTCGTTATTATGATTGCTAGTGTACTAATAGGTGAATATGTTATCCCAAAAACGGAAACAAAAGCATTAGCAAACAAAGAGTTAGCTATTAGCTATAATATTGATCAACAAGTTATAGAACAAACCCTATTGGAAGGTACTTGGCATCGTCAAGGCAATGAATACATACGTATTAATAGTGTACAACCCAATGGTCTATTATTTGGTGTAACTCGTTACTATATAAACAATCAAAAAGTAAAATATGCAATCTACGCCAAACAAGCTATTTTCCAAAATAATGAATGGCAACTAAAAGATAGTGTTACTACTTGCTTTAATGATGATCATACTAAAACCATAGAACATACTTCTGAAAACTGGT
This portion of the Entomomonas sp. E2T0 genome encodes:
- the lptG gene encoding LPS export ABC transporter permease LptG; the encoded protein is MIGNRLERYIAGSILNSILIIIFIIICLASLFALVDQVNDFKNNYGILQALQYVALTAPRRLYDNLPMASLVGSLIGLGTLASRSELTIMRAAGMSTGRIVYAVMKPVFVIMIASVLIGEYVIPKTETKALANKELAISYNIDQQVIEQTLLEGTWHRQGNEYIRINSVQPNGLLFGVTRYYINNQKVKYAIYAKQAIFQNNEWQLKDSVTTCFNDDHTKTIEHTSENWLTPTPSCEMADIQGKVTPIDITPELLNTINSNPSNLSIAGLWKYIHYLEDQELNNDNYWLKFWEKLLQPIKTLALVLLAISFIFGPLRSVTMGQRIFIGVTIGFVFKIVHDLLGPASLVFNFPPLLAAITPSVVCIIIGAYLLKRKR